Proteins from a genomic interval of Undibacterium parvum:
- the phaR gene encoding polyhydroxyalkanoate synthesis repressor PhaR, with translation MNSAKRTTQHLIKKYPNRRLYDTQTSSYITLVDVKQFVLDNDDFAVVDAKTGEDLTRMILLQIILEAEAGGAPMFSSVALAQIIRYYGHAMQGMMGSYLEKNIQTFIDIQNKLTENTGGLNEGKTFSPEMWTQFMNVQGPMMQGMMGNYIDQSKNLFVQMQEQMQNQSKNMFAFPFNVDEKNK, from the coding sequence ATGAATAGCGCAAAAAGAACAACACAGCATTTGATCAAGAAATACCCGAATCGCCGCTTGTATGACACGCAGACTAGTAGTTATATCACCTTGGTTGATGTAAAACAGTTTGTTCTGGATAACGATGACTTCGCGGTCGTTGATGCGAAAACCGGTGAAGACTTGACTCGCATGATTTTATTGCAGATTATTTTGGAAGCTGAAGCTGGCGGTGCACCTATGTTTTCTAGTGTCGCGCTGGCACAGATTATTCGTTATTACGGACATGCGATGCAAGGGATGATGGGTTCTTACTTGGAAAAAAACATACAAACCTTTATTGATATTCAAAATAAATTGACTGAAAACACCGGAGGCCTGAACGAAGGGAAGACATTTAGCCCTGAGATGTGGACGCAATTTATGAATGTGCAAGGTCCAATGATGCAGGGCATGATGGGTAATTACATCGATCAAAGTAAAAATTTATTTGTTCAAATGCAAGAACAGATGCAAAATCAGTCAAAAAATATGTTCGCTTTCCCATTTAATGTTGATGAGAAAAACAAGTAA